One genomic region from Knoellia sp. p5-6-4 encodes:
- a CDS encoding TOBE-like domain-containing protein: protein MITVTGARKNYGSFAALDDVSLDIPAGSLTALLGPSGSGKSTLLRSIAGLEALDSGQVVIDGQDVTLVPPQKRGIGFVFQHYAAFKHMSVRDNVAFGLTIRKRPKKEIDRKVDELLEIVGLAGFQHRYPAQLSGGQRQRMALARALAVDPGVLLLDEPFGALDAKVRADLRRWLRRLHDEVHVTTVLVTHDQEEALDVSDRIAVLNAGRIEQVGTPDELYEQPANDFVMSFLGSVANLGGTMVRPHDIRLEREATVTALSPGEQAPTRVRATVERIVRLGFEVRVDLVDDANGERFAAQITRVMSDALGLRPGETVHASVPAEDERGRQLGRTLAV from the coding sequence ATGATCACTGTCACCGGCGCCCGGAAGAACTACGGCAGCTTCGCCGCCCTCGACGACGTGAGCCTCGACATCCCCGCGGGCTCGCTGACCGCCCTTCTGGGCCCGAGCGGGTCGGGCAAGTCGACGCTGTTGCGTTCGATCGCCGGCCTGGAGGCCCTCGACTCGGGCCAGGTCGTGATCGACGGGCAGGACGTCACCCTCGTCCCGCCGCAGAAGCGGGGGATCGGCTTCGTCTTCCAGCACTACGCGGCCTTCAAGCACATGTCCGTTCGCGACAACGTCGCCTTCGGGCTGACCATTCGCAAGCGGCCGAAGAAGGAGATCGACAGGAAGGTCGACGAGCTGCTCGAGATCGTCGGCCTCGCCGGGTTCCAGCACCGCTACCCGGCCCAGCTGTCCGGCGGGCAGCGCCAGCGGATGGCGCTGGCCCGGGCCCTTGCGGTCGATCCCGGCGTGCTCCTGCTCGACGAGCCGTTCGGCGCGCTCGACGCGAAGGTGCGAGCCGACCTGCGTCGGTGGCTGCGTCGGCTGCACGACGAGGTCCACGTGACGACGGTGCTCGTCACCCACGACCAGGAGGAGGCGCTCGACGTGTCGGACCGCATCGCGGTCCTGAACGCGGGCCGCATCGAGCAGGTGGGCACCCCCGACGAGCTGTACGAGCAGCCCGCAAACGACTTCGTCATGTCGTTCCTCGGATCGGTCGCCAACCTGGGCGGCACCATGGTGCGCCCGCACGACATCCGGCTCGAGCGTGAGGCCACCGTGACAGCGCTCTCGCCGGGGGAGCAGGCACCGACGCGGGTGCGGGCCACGGTCGAGCGCATCGTGCGGTTGGGCTTCGAGGTGCGGGTCGACCTCGTCGACGACGCCAACGGTGAGCGATTCGCCGCCCAGATCACCCGGGTCATGAGTGACGCCCTCGGCCTGCGACCCGGGGAGACCGTGCACGCCAGTGTGCCCGCCGAGGACGAGCGAGGCAGGCAACTGGGTCGCACGCTGGCTGTGTAG
- a CDS encoding Rrf2 family transcriptional regulator: MRAVDISARTEYAIRAMLTLAEASLTRAGPVSVESLATRQDLPRKFLEAIVSDLRRAGLVVSTRGARGGYSLSREPGQISLGDVFRAVDGPLAEVRGLRPHETRYEGVAQHLPTVWVAVRASLRQVLDETSLSQALSGELPASVRALAEAPDAWRNR, from the coding sequence ATGCGTGCCGTGGACATCTCGGCGCGCACCGAATATGCGATCAGGGCGATGCTGACCCTCGCCGAGGCGTCGCTGACCCGGGCGGGCCCGGTGAGCGTCGAGAGCCTCGCGACCCGCCAGGACCTGCCCCGCAAGTTCCTCGAGGCGATCGTCTCGGACCTGCGTCGGGCGGGGCTGGTGGTGAGCACGAGGGGGGCCCGCGGCGGCTACTCCCTGAGCCGCGAGCCGGGGCAGATCAGCCTGGGAGACGTCTTCCGCGCCGTCGACGGCCCGCTGGCGGAGGTGCGTGGCCTGCGGCCGCACGAGACCCGCTACGAGGGGGTCGCGCAGCACCTGCCGACGGTGTGGGTGGCGGTGCGGGCGAGCCTGCGCCAGGTGCTCGACGAGACCAGCCTGAGCCAGGCCCTCTCCGGTGAGCTCCCCGCCTCGGTGCGGGCGCTGGCCGAGGCGCCGGACGCCTGGCGGAACCGCTGA
- a CDS encoding sulfite exporter TauE/SafE family protein, whose protein sequence is MRKLILLAIVGLGAQLVDGSLGMAYGVTSSTLLLAVGTSPAAASATVHLAEIGTTLVSGAAHWKFGNVDWRVVLKIGIPGAVGAFAGATFLSHLDTSVGKPVMSLILLALGLYVLGRFTVRGLRQDRLGTPLRARFLGPLGLFAGFVDATGGGGWGPVGTPAILASGRLEPRKTIGSIDTSEFLVSVAASIGFLLALGTAGVNAAWALALLAGGMVAAPIAAWLVRHVPPRVLGSLVGGLIILTNARTLLLSDWLDAGTSTRYLVYALIWAMWIGAVTYSVRAYRAERAQSPAPALASDGRVAVADPV, encoded by the coding sequence ATGCGCAAGCTGATCTTGCTCGCGATCGTGGGCCTTGGTGCCCAGCTGGTCGACGGCAGCCTGGGGATGGCCTACGGCGTGACGTCCTCCACCCTGCTGTTGGCGGTGGGCACCAGCCCGGCTGCGGCCTCGGCCACCGTGCACCTCGCGGAGATCGGCACCACGCTCGTCTCGGGCGCCGCGCACTGGAAGTTCGGCAACGTCGACTGGCGGGTGGTCCTCAAGATCGGCATCCCGGGGGCTGTGGGGGCCTTCGCCGGCGCGACCTTCCTCTCCCACCTCGACACCTCGGTCGGCAAGCCTGTGATGTCGCTGATCCTGCTCGCCCTGGGCCTCTACGTCCTGGGTCGGTTCACCGTCCGGGGGCTGCGCCAGGACCGTCTCGGCACGCCGCTGCGGGCCCGCTTCCTGGGCCCCCTCGGGCTCTTCGCCGGATTCGTCGACGCCACCGGGGGCGGCGGCTGGGGCCCGGTGGGCACACCCGCGATCCTGGCCAGCGGTCGCCTCGAGCCCCGCAAGACGATCGGGTCCATCGACACCAGCGAGTTCCTCGTGTCCGTCGCCGCCAGCATCGGCTTCCTGTTGGCCCTCGGCACCGCAGGCGTCAACGCCGCCTGGGCCCTGGCCCTGCTTGCCGGAGGCATGGTGGCGGCACCCATCGCCGCGTGGCTCGTGCGCCACGTCCCGCCTCGGGTCCTCGGTTCGCTCGTCGGCGGGCTGATCATCCTCACCAACGCACGGACGCTGCTGCTCAGCGACTGGCTGGACGCCGGCACGAGCACCAGGTACCTGGTGTACGCGCTCATCTGGGCGATGTGGATCGGTGCGGTGACCTACTCCGTGCGCGCCTACCGGGCGGAGCGCGCCCAGTCCCCCGCACCCGCCCTCGCGAGCGACGGACGGGTCGCTGTGGCCGACCCCGTCTGA
- the rpsP gene encoding 30S ribosomal protein S16 has translation MAVKIRLKRMGKIRSPFYRVVVMDSRTKRDGRAIEEIGKYHPTEEPSVIDIDTERAQYWLGQGAQPTEAVEALLKVTGDWQKFKGLPGAEGTLKVKEPKPSKKDLYEAAVAAAGKAEDVKDTATTPKKKAEKKAAEPKVEEAPAAEATEAEAEKSEA, from the coding sequence GTGGCCGTCAAGATTCGCCTGAAGCGGATGGGCAAGATCCGCAGCCCCTTCTACCGCGTTGTCGTCATGGACTCGCGCACCAAGCGCGATGGCCGTGCCATCGAGGAGATCGGCAAGTACCACCCGACCGAGGAGCCCTCGGTCATCGACATCGACACCGAGCGTGCGCAGTACTGGCTGGGCCAGGGCGCGCAGCCGACCGAGGCCGTCGAGGCCCTGCTCAAGGTGACCGGTGACTGGCAGAAGTTCAAGGGCCTTCCGGGCGCCGAGGGCACCCTGAAGGTCAAGGAGCCCAAGCCGTCCAAGAAGGACCTGTACGAGGCTGCCGTCGCCGCCGCGGGCAAGGCCGAGGACGTCAAGGACACTGCGACGACCCCGAAGAAGAAGGCCGAGAAGAAGGCCGCGGAGCCCAAGGTCGAGGAGGCCCCGGCTGCCGAGGCCACCGAGGCCGAGGCTGAGAAGAGCGAGGCCTGA
- the ffh gene encoding signal recognition particle protein, with product MFASLSDRLTATFKNLRHKGRLTESDINATIRDIRLALLDADVALPVVKQFTSAIRERALGAEVSQALNPAQQVVKIVNEELIAILGGQTRQLQLAKTPPTVIMLAGLQGSGKTTFAGKLGAWLKEQGHTPLLVAADLQRPNAVTQLEVVGERAGLPVYAPERGNMGGHDAVLESGEGTRSFGDPVAVSRQGIEQARARQHDVVIVDTAGRLAVDANLMQQAADIRTAIAPDEVLFVIDAMIGQAAVETAQAFQEGVDFTGVVLSKLDGDARGGAALSVASVTGRPIMFSSVGEGVKDFEVFHPDRMASRILDMGDVLTLIEQAEKAFDRAQAAEMQRKFLAEEDFTFDDFLSQMAAIKKMGSLKSMLGMMPGMGQMRAQLDNLDEREFDRVEAMVRSMTPFERTHPKQIDGSRRARIAKGSGVQVSEVNALLERFTEAQKMMKQLARGGGIPGMPGIPGMGGGGRKGKQQPQRKKSKSGNPAKRAAEERAAAEKAKAARTSGGGAFGAGGPGDGDGGIPDLDPANLPKGFEKFLGR from the coding sequence GTGTTCGCCAGCCTTTCCGACCGCCTGACCGCCACCTTCAAGAACCTCCGGCACAAGGGGCGGCTCACCGAGTCCGACATCAACGCCACGATCCGGGACATCCGGCTCGCGCTGCTCGACGCCGACGTCGCGCTGCCCGTGGTGAAGCAGTTCACCTCGGCCATCCGCGAGCGGGCGCTGGGGGCGGAGGTGTCGCAGGCGCTGAACCCGGCGCAGCAGGTCGTCAAGATCGTCAACGAGGAGCTCATCGCCATCCTCGGTGGCCAGACGCGGCAGCTGCAGCTCGCCAAGACGCCGCCGACGGTCATCATGCTCGCCGGTCTGCAGGGCTCGGGAAAGACCACGTTCGCGGGCAAGCTCGGCGCCTGGCTGAAGGAGCAGGGCCACACGCCGCTGCTCGTCGCCGCCGACCTCCAGCGCCCGAACGCGGTCACCCAGCTCGAGGTCGTGGGGGAGCGCGCCGGCCTGCCGGTCTACGCGCCCGAGCGCGGCAACATGGGCGGCCACGACGCCGTGCTCGAGTCCGGCGAGGGCACGCGGTCCTTCGGTGACCCGGTCGCCGTCTCGCGCCAGGGCATCGAGCAGGCACGGGCCCGCCAGCACGACGTGGTCATCGTCGACACCGCCGGTCGCCTGGCCGTCGACGCCAACCTCATGCAGCAGGCCGCGGACATCCGCACCGCGATCGCGCCCGACGAGGTGCTCTTCGTCATCGACGCGATGATCGGCCAGGCCGCGGTCGAGACGGCCCAGGCCTTCCAGGAGGGCGTCGACTTCACCGGTGTCGTGCTCTCCAAGCTCGACGGTGACGCCCGCGGTGGTGCCGCCCTGTCGGTGGCCTCGGTCACCGGGCGACCGATCATGTTCTCCTCGGTCGGCGAGGGCGTGAAGGACTTCGAGGTCTTCCACCCCGACCGGATGGCCTCACGCATCCTCGACATGGGTGACGTGCTCACCCTCATCGAGCAGGCCGAGAAGGCGTTCGACCGCGCCCAGGCGGCCGAGATGCAGCGGAAGTTCCTCGCCGAGGAGGACTTCACGTTCGACGACTTCCTCAGCCAGATGGCCGCCATCAAGAAGATGGGGTCGCTGAAGTCGATGCTCGGGATGATGCCGGGCATGGGCCAGATGCGCGCCCAGCTCGACAACCTCGACGAGCGCGAGTTCGACCGGGTCGAGGCCATGGTGCGCTCCATGACGCCGTTCGAGCGCACGCACCCCAAGCAGATCGACGGCTCGCGCCGCGCCCGCATCGCCAAGGGCTCGGGCGTGCAGGTCTCAGAGGTCAACGCGCTGCTCGAGCGGTTCACCGAGGCGCAGAAGATGATGAAGCAGCTCGCCCGCGGCGGCGGCATCCCGGGTATGCCGGGCATCCCCGGCATGGGTGGCGGCGGCCGCAAGGGCAAGCAGCAGCCGCAGCGCAAGAAGTCCAAGTCCGGCAACCCCGCCAAGCGCGCGGCCGAGGAGAGGGCTGCCGCGGAGAAGGCCAAGGCAGCCCGGACCTCCGGTGGCGGAGCCTTCGGTGCCGGCGGCCCCGGTGACGGGGACGGCGGCATACCGGACCTCGACCCCGCGAACCTGCCGAAGGGCTTCGAGAAGTTCCTCGGCCGCTGA
- a CDS encoding sulfate ABC transporter substrate-binding protein, translating into MQRTPAVALGGIFAASALALSACAGGGSADTVAAARSGPAAAQGSGGTINLYAYAVPKVGFDKVIPAFNATEAGRGVAFQQSYGASGDQSRKVEAGAAADIVNFSVEPDVTRLVDAGLVDKAWNAGEHKGIPFGSVVTIVVRKGNPEGIEDWDDLLKPGIEVVTPNPFSSGSAKWNLLAPYAAKSAGGKDAKAGLAYISSLVQDHVKIQPKSGREATEAFLQGSGDVLLSYENEALFIERGGDPVQHVTPPQTFKIENPVAVLGKSPNAAKAKAFNDFLYTPEAQRLWAEAGFRPVDASVAQEFAKDFPEPQRLWTIEDLGGWKAVNDSLFKKDVGSIAVIYDEATR; encoded by the coding sequence ATGCAACGCACACCAGCCGTAGCGCTGGGCGGCATCTTTGCCGCCTCCGCCCTCGCGCTGTCCGCCTGCGCCGGAGGCGGGTCCGCCGACACGGTCGCCGCAGCACGGAGCGGCCCGGCAGCCGCCCAGGGCAGCGGGGGCACCATCAACCTCTATGCGTACGCCGTCCCCAAGGTCGGCTTCGACAAGGTCATCCCCGCGTTCAACGCGACCGAGGCGGGCAGGGGTGTGGCCTTCCAGCAGTCCTACGGCGCCTCGGGCGACCAGTCGCGCAAGGTCGAGGCGGGCGCGGCCGCCGACATCGTCAACTTCTCCGTCGAGCCGGACGTCACCCGCCTGGTCGACGCCGGGCTCGTCGACAAGGCCTGGAACGCCGGGGAGCACAAGGGCATCCCGTTCGGCTCCGTCGTCACCATCGTCGTCCGCAAGGGCAACCCCGAGGGCATCGAGGACTGGGACGACCTGCTCAAGCCCGGCATCGAGGTCGTGACGCCCAACCCGTTCAGCTCGGGCTCGGCGAAGTGGAACCTCCTGGCCCCGTATGCCGCGAAGAGCGCGGGCGGGAAGGACGCCAAGGCGGGCCTGGCCTACATCTCGTCGCTCGTGCAGGACCACGTCAAGATCCAGCCGAAGTCGGGCCGCGAGGCGACCGAGGCCTTCCTCCAGGGCAGCGGCGACGTCCTGCTCAGCTACGAGAACGAGGCGCTGTTCATCGAACGCGGTGGCGACCCGGTCCAGCACGTCACGCCACCGCAGACCTTCAAGATCGAGAACCCGGTGGCGGTGCTGGGCAAGAGCCCCAACGCAGCCAAGGCCAAGGCCTTCAACGACTTCCTCTACACGCCCGAGGCCCAGCGGCTGTGGGCCGAGGCGGGCTTCCGCCCCGTCGACGCCTCGGTCGCCCAGGAGTTCGCGAAGGACTTCCCCGAGCCGCAGCGGCTGTGGACCATCGAGGACCTCGGGGGCTGGAAGGCCGTGAACGACTCGCTGTTCAAGAAGGATGTCGGCTCGATCGCCGTCATCTACGACGAGGCCACCCGGTAG
- a CDS encoding RNA-binding protein: protein MLEEALEHLVKGIVDHKDDVAVRRRDLRRGEVLEVRVHPDDLGRVIGRSGRTASALRTVMGALAGGHAVRIDIVDTDRVR from the coding sequence GTGCTGGAGGAGGCGCTCGAGCACCTCGTCAAGGGCATCGTCGACCACAAGGACGACGTCGCCGTGCGACGCAGGGACCTGCGCCGCGGTGAGGTCCTCGAGGTCCGGGTGCACCCGGACGACCTCGGGCGGGTCATCGGCCGCTCGGGCCGCACCGCCAGCGCGCTGCGCACCGTGATGGGCGCCCTCGCCGGCGGCCACGCCGTCCGGATCGACATCGTCGACACGGATCGGGTCCGCTGA
- the cysW gene encoding sulfate ABC transporter permease subunit CysW, with the protein MRTSRTAQLTLRTIALGYLFGLVAVPIAVILWRAFGDGLMPFLESVRTPAAISALNLSLLIVAIVVPLNVVFGVVTAIALVRWRFPGRGLIQAVVDLPFAVSPIVVGVSLIMLWGVHGWFGGLESTGLRVIFGIPGMVIATIFVTLPFVVREVEPVLHEIGTDQEQAAATLGASARQTFWRITLPAIRWGLTYGVVLTIARALGEFGAVIMVSSGFPGVSQTLTLLVHSRYIDDHNTFGAYAAATVLMGLALVTLLGMTLLDRKRSTS; encoded by the coding sequence ATGAGGACCTCCCGCACCGCCCAGCTCACCCTGCGCACCATCGCCCTGGGGTACCTGTTCGGCCTGGTCGCCGTGCCCATCGCGGTGATCCTCTGGCGCGCCTTCGGCGACGGGCTGATGCCGTTCCTCGAGTCGGTGCGCACCCCTGCGGCCATCTCGGCGCTGAACCTGTCGCTGCTCATCGTGGCCATCGTCGTCCCGCTCAATGTCGTGTTCGGCGTCGTCACCGCCATCGCGCTCGTGCGCTGGCGGTTTCCCGGCCGGGGCCTGATACAGGCCGTGGTGGACCTGCCGTTCGCCGTCTCGCCCATCGTGGTCGGCGTCTCGCTGATCATGCTGTGGGGGGTCCACGGGTGGTTCGGGGGCCTGGAGTCCACCGGTCTCCGGGTCATCTTCGGCATCCCCGGCATGGTGATCGCGACCATCTTCGTGACGCTTCCCTTCGTCGTGCGGGAGGTCGAGCCGGTGCTGCACGAGATCGGCACCGACCAGGAGCAGGCCGCCGCAACGCTCGGCGCCTCCGCCCGGCAGACCTTCTGGCGGATCACGCTGCCGGCCATCCGATGGGGCCTCACCTACGGGGTGGTCCTCACCATCGCGCGGGCGCTGGGGGAGTTCGGCGCCGTGATCATGGTGTCCTCCGGCTTCCCCGGCGTCTCGCAGACGCTGACCCTGCTCGTGCACTCGCGCTACATCGACGACCACAACACCTTCGGGGCCTACGCCGCCGCAACCGTGCTCATGGGCCTTGCGCTGGTGACCCTGCTCGGAATGACCCTGCTCGACCGGAAGAGGAGCACCTCATGA
- a CDS encoding amidohydrolase family protein, with product MTATATVLHLKGPVLVGPDDVRAEAWVVGGTVTFDRPAAAGGDVQTVRGWVLPGLVDAHCHVGLDAHGAVDRETAEQQALGDRAAGTLLIRDAGSPSDTRWIDERDDLPKVIRAGRHIARTRRYIRNYAHEIEPEQLVERVRIEARAGDGWVKLVGDWIDREVGDLTPCWPADVLKDAIAAAHEEGARVTAHCFGEASLYDFAAAGTDCIEHATGLEPATIEQFAAQGIAIVPTLVNIATFPAIAEAAREKFPAYHRHMLALHERRHETVRAAHEAGIPVYVGTDAGGSLPHGLVAQEAAELVAAGLTPVEALRAGVWGAREWLGRPGLEEGADADLVVYGADPRDDVGVLAHPELVVLRGRPVRG from the coding sequence ATGACGGCGACGGCGACGGTGCTGCACCTCAAGGGACCGGTCCTGGTCGGACCGGACGACGTACGAGCCGAGGCCTGGGTGGTGGGCGGCACGGTGACGTTCGACCGGCCCGCCGCCGCCGGTGGCGACGTGCAGACCGTGCGCGGGTGGGTGCTGCCCGGCCTCGTCGACGCCCATTGCCACGTGGGGCTCGACGCCCACGGCGCCGTCGACCGCGAGACCGCAGAACAGCAGGCGCTCGGTGACCGCGCGGCCGGCACGCTGCTGATCCGCGACGCCGGGTCCCCGTCGGACACCCGCTGGATCGACGAGCGGGACGACCTTCCGAAGGTCATCCGCGCCGGCAGGCACATCGCGCGCACCCGCCGGTACATCCGCAACTACGCCCACGAGATCGAGCCGGAACAGCTCGTCGAGCGGGTGCGGATCGAGGCCCGGGCCGGTGACGGCTGGGTCAAGCTGGTGGGCGACTGGATCGACCGCGAGGTCGGCGACCTGACCCCCTGCTGGCCGGCGGACGTGCTCAAGGACGCCATCGCGGCCGCCCACGAGGAGGGGGCGCGGGTGACGGCCCACTGCTTCGGGGAGGCCTCGCTCTACGACTTCGCCGCGGCCGGCACCGACTGCATCGAGCACGCCACCGGTCTCGAGCCGGCGACCATCGAGCAGTTTGCCGCCCAGGGCATCGCCATCGTGCCGACGCTGGTCAACATCGCCACCTTCCCGGCGATCGCGGAGGCGGCCCGCGAGAAGTTCCCCGCCTACCACCGGCACATGCTGGCCCTGCACGAACGTCGCCACGAGACCGTCCGCGCCGCCCACGAGGCGGGCATCCCCGTCTACGTCGGCACCGACGCGGGTGGCTCGCTGCCTCACGGGCTCGTGGCGCAGGAGGCCGCCGAGCTGGTGGCCGCCGGGCTCACGCCCGTCGAGGCCCTGCGGGCCGGGGTGTGGGGGGCGCGGGAGTGGCTGGGCCGCCCGGGGCTGGAGGAGGGTGCGGACGCCGACCTCGTGGTCTACGGGGCGGACCCCCGTGACGACGTCGGCGTCCTGGCCCACCCCGAGCTGGTCGTGCTGCGCGGCCGGCCCGTCCGGGGCTGA
- the cysT gene encoding sulfate ABC transporter permease subunit CysT, with translation MSARSPSSTTRPPGRALMSTQTLVGRDAHPHTLPASLPPAPSPWSRARWPGAGRALGVGVVSLWLSLIVLLPLAALTVASFEEGLAGFWEAVTAPVALASLRVTVGVSVVVALVNALMGTLIAWVLVRDDFPGKRIVNALIDLPFALPTIVASIVLLSLYGPSSPVNIHLNATQGGLVVALAFVTLPFVVRSVQPVLIEADREVEEAAASLGSDNWTTFRRVVLPTLMPAIVSGTGLAFARAIGEYGSVVLIGGNIPRETQVASQYIQQQIEIDRPVNAAAVSVALLAIAFLTLFLLRLYISRAQQREESAE, from the coding sequence ATGTCGGCTCGATCGCCGTCATCTACGACGAGGCCACCCGGTAGGGCCCTGATGTCGACCCAGACCCTGGTTGGCAGGGACGCGCACCCCCACACCCTCCCCGCGTCCCTGCCGCCAGCTCCCTCGCCCTGGTCCCGGGCCCGGTGGCCCGGGGCGGGGCGGGCCCTCGGCGTTGGCGTGGTGTCCCTGTGGTTGAGCCTCATCGTGCTGCTGCCGCTGGCCGCGCTGACGGTGGCGTCCTTCGAGGAGGGGCTCGCCGGCTTCTGGGAGGCGGTGACGGCGCCGGTGGCGCTGGCCTCCCTTCGCGTGACCGTCGGCGTCTCCGTCGTCGTCGCCCTGGTCAACGCCCTGATGGGCACGCTCATCGCCTGGGTCCTGGTCCGCGACGACTTCCCCGGCAAGCGCATCGTCAACGCCCTCATCGACCTGCCGTTCGCGCTGCCGACGATCGTCGCGAGCATCGTGCTGCTCTCCCTCTACGGCCCGAGCAGCCCGGTGAACATCCACCTGAACGCGACCCAGGGAGGACTGGTGGTGGCGCTCGCGTTCGTCACGCTGCCGTTCGTGGTGCGCTCCGTCCAGCCCGTGCTCATCGAGGCCGACAGGGAGGTGGAGGAAGCGGCGGCGTCGCTGGGTTCTGACAACTGGACGACGTTCCGGCGGGTGGTGCTGCCGACGCTGATGCCGGCCATCGTCAGTGGCACGGGGCTCGCCTTCGCCCGCGCGATCGGGGAGTACGGCTCGGTCGTCCTCATCGGCGGCAACATCCCGCGGGAGACCCAGGTGGCCTCGCAGTACATCCAGCAGCAGATCGAGATCGACCGGCCGGTCAACGCCGCGGCCGTCTCGGTGGCGCTGCTCGCGATCGCCTTCCTGACCCTGTTCCTGCTGCGCCTCTACATCAGCCGCGCCCAGCAGCGAGAGGAGAGTGCCGAATGA